AAAAATAGATAGTTGCAGAATGGAAATTGAGAATTATCCACAGGAATTAGATAAAATCTATTAAGGATATCAAATTACCAACAGATAAAAGGCATAGGAAAACAAAGGTTTAACTCAACCTTTTAAATTTAATATTCAGTTGATTAAAACTAAGCTATTAAAGATTTGATAGCAAGTGGATTATCATAGTTTTTAGTCTTAAACATAAGTATAAAAGCAATTAACTGTGAAATGCAAGCGAGTAAAATATCTGATTTTAGAGATACTGTATTTCTAACTCTGGATGATTTGATTTGTATGAAATTTTTAATTTGGCAAATTGATCTTTCACAAATGGTTCTTAACTTGAATAATAGTTGCCACTTCAAGCTATCACGGGGCATTGAGGTATTAAATCTGTAATTATGGTGTATAGTAATTTGTTTAACTCGACCCATTTTGGATGAAGTACAAGGACTTTCACATTTAAGAGAATAGGTAGTTGTCCCATTAGAACAAATTTTTAATGCCTTTGGACAAATATACTTTATTCTATCAGCCCTACCTTTTTCACGAGTAATGCCGTCATAAACCATAGGCAAAGAAGAATCGTATGGACAAAGTGGAACTCCTATCTCGTTAAATCCAGGTTGAGGTATATTGGGAGAATTGCGTGGATTTAAGGAGATAATAGGCATAATGTTTTTTTGGTGGAGATAAGCATAGTTATCATCAGCATCAAATCCAGCATCCCCTAAGAAATATTTATATGAAAAACTGGGATGCAGTTGAAAAAAAGTTTCTAGAGTGGGGATCAAAGATTTAGCATCATAAGTATCTTTAATATCTTGGGGTCTTAGATCTTGGTCAAGATTGTTATTGACATCATAGAAGTTAACATTCCTAACAACACCAAGTGCATTAGTTGAAATAACACATTTTTGAAAGTAGCCGAAATGGCCATTAAGATAAGTAAGCTTAGCATCAGAATTGGATGAAGCGAACTTAGGCATTTGACCTTGAGCATATTTTTCAATATCAAAAGTTGAATCAGGATTATCTTTTGTAAAAATCTTAGCATATGTTTTAGCTTTACGTAGTTGGGATTGATAGAATTTAGGATTATTCTCAGTAACATAAGCCTCAAAACCTGTGGTATCAGTAATTAAGATAGAGGCTAAAAAAGGATTAACTTCCTTACAGAAGTCCTCAGTTACATCTACTAGATTGTTGAATAAATCATTTAAACTATCTAAGAAATTATCTTTAAATCGTGAGAACTGAGACTTATGAGGAACTTTAAGGAATCCACAAAATTGACGCATTTCAGAGGAAATATTAAGTAATGTAATCAATAGGTCAATAGAGGGAATAGATAAAATGTTTTTAAGTATAAAAGCATAAATCATGGATTCTAAAGAGAAATCTCTCTTTCTACCAAAATGAGAATAATACTTTTGGTAAAAAGAAAATGGAATAAAATCACTAATATTAATAAATTCGTTTAACAAATCAAGCAAATTGTTTTGATTTTGATTATAAAACTTATCAAAGTCAGTGGAAATATCACAAAGGTTTAATTGTTTAGCTGAAATTGGCATAGGATTCTCCTTTCTTAATTGATTTTGAGTTATACACATCTTGTCAATGTATATATACCCAAAATGGGGGAATCCAGCCATTTCAATATAATAAAGATGTAGTGTTTATGCGAGTTGTAGAGTTTTACAACGAGCTATTAAGTAAGGTAAAGGGGGAAAAAATTGGAGACTTTAAAAGGGAAAACTGTGTTTTTACTAGATATGGATGGGACTATCTATCTTGGAGATGAATTAATAGATGGCTCAAAACGATTTCTAGAAACTATAAATCAAAAAGGAAAAAGATATATTTTTCTTACAAACAATTCATCAAAAAACAAAGAAACATATGTGGATAAGCTTAATAATTTAGGTATACAGGCTTCAGCAGAAGAGGTATTTACTTCAGGAGAAGCCACTACTATGTACTTAAAAAAACAAAAAGAGGGCGCTAAAATTTTTCTATTAGGAACTGAGGCATTAGAAGAAGAGTTTATAAGAGAAGGCTTTATTTTAGAAAAGGAAAGACATAAAAATATAGATTATGTAGTTTTGGGATTCGATACTACATTGACTTATGAGAAATTATGGGCTGCATGTGAATATATATCTGAGGGAGTAGAGTATATAGCTACACATCCAGACTTTAATTGTCCTTTGCCTAATGATAAATTTATGCCGGATGCAGGTGC
Above is a window of Proteiniborus ethanoligenes DNA encoding:
- a CDS encoding HAD-IIA family hydrolase; amino-acid sequence: METLKGKTVFLLDMDGTIYLGDELIDGSKRFLETINQKGKRYIFLTNNSSKNKETYVDKLNNLGIQASAEEVFTSGEATTMYLKKQKEGAKIFLLGTEALEEEFIREGFILEKERHKNIDYVVLGFDTTLTYEKLWAACEYISEGVEYIATHPDFNCPLPNDKFMPDAGAMAAFIEASTGKTPKVIGKPNKEVVESIALKYGLNKEDMVMVGDRLYTDIKTGENAGIASVLVYSGETKEEDYKNSEIRADYVFNSVKDMIELL
- a CDS encoding transposase; this encodes MPISAKQLNLCDISTDFDKFYNQNQNNLLDLLNEFINISDFIPFSFYQKYYSHFGRKRDFSLESMIYAFILKNILSIPSIDLLITLLNISSEMRQFCGFLKVPHKSQFSRFKDNFLDSLNDLFNNLVDVTEDFCKEVNPFLASILITDTTGFEAYVTENNPKFYQSQLRKAKTYAKIFTKDNPDSTFDIEKYAQGQMPKFASSNSDAKLTYLNGHFGYFQKCVISTNALGVVRNVNFYDVNNNLDQDLRPQDIKDTYDAKSLIPTLETFFQLHPSFSYKYFLGDAGFDADDNYAYLHQKNIMPIISLNPRNSPNIPQPGFNEIGVPLCPYDSSLPMVYDGITREKGRADRIKYICPKALKICSNGTTTYSLKCESPCTSSKMGRVKQITIHHNYRFNTSMPRDSLKWQLLFKLRTICERSICQIKNFIQIKSSRVRNTVSLKSDILLACISQLIAFILMFKTKNYDNPLAIKSLIA